One window from the genome of Pseudanabaena yagii GIHE-NHR1 encodes:
- a CDS encoding thioredoxin domain-containing protein, whose amino-acid sequence MLVKKMSANSWMISIGLGAITLANIATPQARAEQPIVDNLVQQAASKDQATSQLAIAKLREFKNAGVDAFWATYQKDLPNNSQLRATLDAICQQKDCDASRLYWYKDLEAAKTASKETGKPILSLRLLGNLADELSCANSRFFRTALYPNAEVSQLLRDRFILHWQSERPVPKVTIDFGDGRKLEQTITGNSIHYILDSEGRPIDAIPGLYSPQAFIENLKDAEGVARSLQSNNSDAHRREVLVNYHRDRYAKLEKKWRADLTRLRLPLQPLLPLAVTDPKASAAIASRLTVSKMMVELPTLSRTVGEPLTELNPSSPFDKLSDANWARLASLYQNRVYLDQGSLKLMERKISPTASMRTVVNSFEKAIAQDTVRNEYVFHAQIHNWFAKGDFVNSDSASLSALNRRVYDQLFLTPASDPWLGLVNENIYTGISSKSE is encoded by the coding sequence ATGCTTGTAAAGAAAATGTCGGCTAATTCATGGATGATTAGCATTGGCTTAGGGGCGATCACTTTAGCAAACATCGCTACACCACAGGCTAGAGCCGAACAGCCCATTGTAGATAACCTTGTCCAGCAAGCCGCATCCAAGGATCAAGCTACATCGCAACTGGCGATCGCCAAATTACGGGAATTTAAAAATGCAGGGGTGGATGCATTTTGGGCTACCTATCAAAAAGATTTACCTAATAATTCACAATTACGAGCTACTTTAGATGCCATTTGTCAGCAAAAGGACTGTGATGCCTCCCGCTTATATTGGTACAAGGATTTGGAAGCTGCAAAAACTGCTTCTAAAGAAACTGGCAAACCAATTTTGTCTCTACGTTTACTCGGCAATCTCGCCGATGAATTGAGTTGTGCTAATAGTCGATTTTTCCGTACTGCTCTATATCCGAATGCGGAAGTATCGCAACTACTGCGCGATCGCTTTATTCTGCATTGGCAGTCAGAGCGCCCTGTCCCTAAAGTCACGATTGATTTTGGCGATGGTCGCAAGCTAGAGCAAACGATTACGGGTAATAGTATTCATTACATTCTCGATAGTGAAGGTCGTCCCATTGATGCGATTCCTGGGTTATATAGTCCACAGGCTTTTATAGAAAATCTCAAGGATGCTGAAGGTGTCGCGCGATCGCTGCAATCTAATAATAGCGATGCTCATCGTCGTGAGGTTTTAGTTAACTACCATCGCGATCGTTATGCCAAGTTAGAGAAAAAATGGCGAGCAGATTTAACACGCTTACGCTTACCCTTACAGCCATTACTACCTCTAGCAGTTACAGACCCCAAAGCGAGTGCAGCCATTGCCAGCCGTCTAACAGTGAGCAAAATGATGGTGGAGTTGCCAACATTAAGCCGTACCGTTGGCGAACCCTTAACTGAACTCAATCCCTCTTCTCCCTTTGACAAACTCAGTGATGCTAATTGGGCAAGATTAGCGAGTCTTTATCAAAATCGGGTCTATCTCGATCAAGGTAGTCTTAAATTAATGGAGCGGAAGATATCACCTACTGCTTCTATGCGAACGGTAGTCAATAGTTTTGAAAAGGCGATCGCGCAGGATACTGTTCGCAATGAATATGTATTTCATGCCCAGATCCATAATTGGTTCGCTAAGGGAGACTTTGTTAATAGTGATTCAGCGAGTTTAAGCGCTCTCAATCGGCGCGTTTATGATCAACTATTTCTCACTCCCGCTAGTGATCCTTGGTTGGGATTGGTAAATGAGAATATCTATACAGGAATTAGTAGCAAATCCGAATAG
- a CDS encoding glucose-1-phosphate adenylyltransferase, with protein MKNVLAIILGGGQGSRLYPLTKTRAKPAVPVAGKYRLIDIPVSNCINSGIEKIYILTQFNSASLNRHVNQAYRPASYSDGFVEILAAQQTPDSPDWFQGTADAVRRYAWLLESWNVSEYLILSGDHLYNMDYEKFVRHHRETGADITLSVLPVDQKKASAFGLLKTDSEGKVIKFLEKPKGEALEGMRVDTTKLGLDATEAIANPFIASMGIYVFNKQAMMKLLSDNPEYTDFGKEIIPAAIQNLNVQAYLYSGYWEDIGTIESFYQANLDLTRHPATAFNFYETEKPIYTRARYLPPSKVHDCKVKDSVIGEGCILNQATITNSVVGIRMHIEANCTIEDTLLMGCDFYQPQEERASDLATNKVPMGIGENTIIRRAIIDKNARIGKNVQIINKDRIQDVNREEQGYCICNGIVVVVKNAVIPDNTII; from the coding sequence ATGAAAAACGTACTGGCTATTATTCTGGGCGGTGGACAGGGAAGCCGACTATATCCCCTCACAAAAACACGGGCTAAACCCGCAGTCCCCGTAGCAGGAAAATATCGACTGATCGACATTCCTGTGAGCAACTGTATCAACTCAGGTATTGAAAAAATTTATATCCTGACACAGTTTAACTCCGCCTCTCTCAATCGCCATGTCAATCAGGCCTATCGTCCAGCGTCCTATTCTGACGGATTTGTAGAAATTCTTGCGGCTCAACAAACCCCCGATAGTCCAGATTGGTTCCAAGGTACAGCCGACGCAGTACGTCGCTATGCATGGCTTTTAGAATCATGGAATGTAAGCGAATATTTGATTCTATCTGGCGATCATCTGTACAACATGGACTATGAGAAATTTGTCAGACATCACCGTGAAACAGGCGCTGACATCACCCTATCTGTATTACCTGTCGATCAGAAAAAAGCATCTGCCTTTGGTTTATTGAAAACTGACAGCGAAGGCAAAGTTATTAAATTCCTTGAGAAGCCTAAGGGTGAAGCTCTAGAGGGAATGCGAGTAGATACCACCAAGCTTGGCTTAGATGCTACTGAAGCGATCGCTAATCCATTTATTGCATCGATGGGTATCTATGTCTTTAACAAACAAGCAATGATGAAATTGCTCAGTGATAATCCAGAATATACAGATTTTGGTAAGGAAATTATCCCTGCGGCAATTCAAAACCTGAATGTACAGGCATACCTATATTCTGGCTACTGGGAAGATATTGGAACCATCGAATCTTTCTATCAAGCTAATCTTGACTTAACTCGTCATCCTGCTACTGCCTTTAATTTCTACGAGACCGAAAAGCCCATCTATACTCGCGCTCGTTATTTGCCACCTAGCAAGGTTCATGACTGTAAAGTTAAAGATTCAGTCATTGGTGAAGGCTGTATCCTCAATCAAGCAACCATTACTAACTCAGTAGTTGGTATCAGAATGCATATCGAAGCCAATTGCACGATTGAAGATACGCTGCTGATGGGTTGTGATTTTTATCAGCCACAGGAAGAACGTGCGTCCGATCTTGCTACTAACAAAGTACCAATGGGAATCGGTGAAAATACAATCATCCGCCGTGCAATTATCGATAAAAATGCGCGAATTGGTAAAAATGTGCAGATTATCAATAAGGATCGCATCCAAGATGTCAATCGTGAAGAACAAGGCTATTGCATTTGCAATGGTATCGTTGTCGTCGTTAAAAATGCTGTAATCCCTGATAACACCATTATCTAG
- a CDS encoding bifunctional 4-hydroxy-2-oxoglutarate aldolase/2-dehydro-3-deoxy-phosphogluconate aldolase, translating to MNPWLSLLQQHRIIAVIRADNVSIAREMALAAAAGGIKLIEIAWNTDRAESLIPKLQQELPDCKIGTGTVLDLENAERAIACGCSFLFTPHTNPELITKGLENNIPVIAGALTPTEIITAWQAGAAAVKVFPIKVLGGVEYLQCLQPVLRDIPLIPTGGVSLQNADKFLAAGAIAVGISSHLFSPEVIAEDDWTTIISRSQALIQKVQPFQAG from the coding sequence GTGAATCCTTGGCTCAGTTTGTTGCAGCAGCATCGCATTATTGCCGTTATTCGGGCAGATAATGTCAGTATTGCTAGAGAAATGGCACTTGCAGCAGCAGCAGGGGGAATTAAGCTGATTGAAATTGCATGGAATACCGATCGCGCTGAATCATTAATTCCTAAGCTGCAACAGGAACTACCAGATTGCAAAATTGGTACAGGCACGGTTTTAGATCTTGAGAATGCTGAACGCGCGATCGCCTGTGGATGTAGCTTTTTATTTACGCCTCATACTAATCCTGAACTCATTACCAAGGGTTTAGAAAATAATATTCCTGTAATCGCAGGTGCATTAACCCCGACAGAAATTATTACGGCATGGCAAGCGGGAGCTGCCGCAGTCAAGGTTTTTCCAATTAAAGTTCTGGGTGGTGTGGAATATCTCCAATGTTTACAGCCAGTACTTCGAGATATTCCTCTCATTCCTACGGGTGGGGTTAGTCTCCAAAATGCCGATAAATTTCTAGCAGCAGGGGCGATCGCAGTGGGTATCTCTAGTCATTTATTTTCACCAGAGGTGATCGCTGAGGATGACTGGACAACAATTATTTCGCGATCGCAAGCCTTAATTCAAAAAGTTCAACCATTTCAGGCGGGATAA
- the ruvX gene encoding Holliday junction resolvase RuvX: MQYAALGLDVGRKRIGVAGCDRLGITVHGITTIIRKSWQDDMAELRSLILERNIDTLVIGLPYNMDGSLGYQAKQVQKFANGAAKHLGITVEFVDERLTSYEAEEMMRSQGISTRENKAMIDRKAAAIILQQWLAIKQQAIM, translated from the coding sequence ATGCAGTATGCAGCACTAGGACTAGATGTAGGTCGCAAACGTATCGGCGTAGCTGGATGCGATCGCCTTGGCATCACTGTCCATGGCATTACCACGATTATCCGTAAGTCATGGCAAGACGATATGGCAGAACTGCGATCGTTGATCCTTGAGCGCAATATTGACACCCTCGTAATTGGCTTACCTTACAACATGGATGGATCGTTAGGCTATCAAGCCAAGCAAGTCCAAAAATTTGCCAATGGTGCGGCGAAACATTTAGGTATAACCGTGGAATTTGTCGATGAGCGCCTTACTTCCTATGAGGCTGAAGAGATGATGCGATCGCAAGGTATTTCCACAAGGGAAAACAAAGCGATGATTGATCGTAAAGCCGCCGCCATTATCTTGCAGCAATGGTTAGCCATCAAACAGCAAGCAATTATGTAG
- a CDS encoding DUF3727 domain-containing protein encodes MEGSTIVLTDETGKSLPCTVETKFKVDSTEYLLLQPVDFSVQIFAWQETDDEEETELVDVTEEEIDLIFSTAQAVLSEQNLTLRRSAYTLTVSGELPEPTEEDIIEIDTEEDGNCGEFQELAHFYYEEQAFSVFTALDPLMFIAKVGDDGQPEVLTPAEMAALEPYVEQYLDHVLSTEDAEEEF; translated from the coding sequence ATGGAAGGATCGACGATTGTACTCACGGATGAAACAGGTAAGAGCTTGCCTTGCACTGTCGAAACCAAGTTTAAAGTGGACAGCACCGAATACTTGTTGCTGCAACCAGTTGACTTTTCTGTGCAAATCTTTGCATGGCAAGAAACAGATGACGAAGAAGAAACTGAATTAGTCGATGTCACCGAAGAAGAAATCGATTTAATTTTCTCAACTGCTCAAGCTGTTTTATCGGAACAAAACCTTACGTTACGGCGCTCAGCTTACACATTAACAGTTTCAGGTGAATTACCTGAGCCAACTGAAGAAGATATCATCGAAATTGATACTGAAGAAGATGGTAATTGTGGCGAGTTCCAAGAGCTAGCCCACTTCTACTATGAAGAGCAGGCTTTTTCTGTATTTACTGCCCTTGACCCTCTAATGTTTATTGCCAAGGTGGGAGATGATGGTCAACCTGAAGTTCTTACCCCTGCGGAAATGGCAGCCCTTGAGCCTTATGTGGAGCAATATCTAGACCATGTCCTCAGCACAGAAGATGCCGAAGAAGAGTTCTAA
- the mltG gene encoding endolytic transglycosylase MltG, which yields MSSAQKMPKKSSNWLFYGVAFPLTILFTGLVSSSWWIWASAAPSTFGAKVRLTIPDGMPTQMIAQELEAAGVIRSSLALRLWLQWQSLRGSEAVSLRSGTYDFSTNQSLPEVVAQIQTAKLTEVRFTIPEGWSIAQMADLFEKQGFFAAKDFVAAAQRTSPKRRPWLPEDIPSLEGFLFPDTYQILPSEATPDRIIDLMLDRFEQVALPVYKDNQSGKPKVKVSLKDWVTLASIVEKEAVIDSERRIISGVFWNRLKKNMRLESDPTVEYGLNIKQTPENPLTLDQVRTSSPYNTYLNEGLPPGAIASVGLASLKATLDPASTDYLFFVAKYDGSHVFSRNLEDHEKALQAIDKKIQQKTPKNN from the coding sequence ATGTCCTCAGCACAGAAGATGCCGAAGAAGAGTTCTAATTGGCTGTTTTATGGTGTTGCTTTCCCACTAACGATTTTATTTACTGGCCTAGTCAGTAGCTCTTGGTGGATTTGGGCAAGTGCTGCTCCTAGCACCTTTGGAGCAAAAGTCAGACTTACTATACCTGACGGGATGCCAACTCAAATGATCGCCCAAGAGCTAGAAGCCGCAGGCGTAATTCGCTCTAGCTTAGCGTTGCGCCTATGGCTACAATGGCAATCTTTGCGAGGTAGTGAAGCAGTCTCCTTGCGATCAGGAACCTATGACTTCTCCACTAACCAATCTTTGCCAGAAGTTGTTGCCCAGATCCAAACAGCGAAATTGACAGAAGTTCGCTTTACAATTCCTGAGGGTTGGTCGATCGCTCAGATGGCAGATCTATTTGAGAAGCAAGGTTTTTTTGCAGCAAAGGACTTTGTGGCAGCAGCTCAACGCACTAGCCCCAAGCGTCGTCCTTGGCTACCTGAGGATATCCCCAGTTTAGAAGGATTTCTATTTCCTGATACCTATCAAATTCTGCCATCGGAAGCAACTCCAGATCGAATTATTGATCTGATGCTAGATCGCTTTGAGCAAGTAGCTTTACCTGTTTACAAAGACAATCAATCTGGTAAACCAAAGGTTAAAGTTAGTCTCAAAGATTGGGTAACGCTGGCGAGTATTGTCGAAAAAGAAGCGGTGATTGATTCAGAGCGTCGCATTATATCGGGGGTTTTCTGGAATCGCCTGAAAAAGAATATGCGCCTAGAGTCAGATCCCACCGTGGAGTATGGCTTAAATATTAAGCAGACTCCCGAAAATCCACTGACGCTAGATCAGGTGCGGACATCATCTCCTTACAACACCTATCTCAATGAAGGTTTACCACCGGGGGCGATTGCCTCGGTGGGATTAGCTAGCCTGAAAGCAACGCTTGATCCTGCTAGTACTGACTATCTGTTCTTTGTGGCTAAATATGATGGCAGTCATGTCTTTAGTCGTAATTTAGAAGATCACGAAAAAGCATTACAGGCGATCGATAAAAAAATTCAGCAAAAAACTCCTAAAAATAACTAA
- a CDS encoding YqeG family HAD IIIA-type phosphatase: MKPWRLIAPDLVLSAPIYTITPQLMQKHGLSGLILDVDNTLIGDDESDVSDEIRQWIELMRQQYPIWLASNNFSDRRIQKVAESLNLPYRSRAGKPSRRVVRQVLEAMQLPPDQVAMVGDRLFTDTIVGNRLGLFTILVQPPCEELVFKPNIATIFKARSSFLRNWEIWIARKSGVKI, encoded by the coding sequence GTGAAACCTTGGCGACTGATTGCTCCTGACTTAGTTTTGTCAGCACCGATTTACACGATTACTCCACAGTTAATGCAAAAACATGGGTTAAGTGGTCTCATTTTGGACGTTGACAATACCCTCATCGGTGATGATGAATCCGATGTTTCAGATGAGATTCGTCAATGGATAGAACTAATGCGTCAGCAATATCCCATTTGGTTAGCAAGTAATAACTTTAGCGATCGCCGCATTCAAAAGGTTGCCGAAAGCCTCAATCTTCCCTACCGTAGTCGCGCAGGGAAGCCATCCCGCCGCGTTGTGCGTCAAGTTCTCGAAGCGATGCAATTACCACCTGATCAAGTTGCGATGGTAGGCGATCGCCTATTTACCGATACGATTGTGGGCAATCGTCTTGGCTTATTTACAATTTTGGTACAGCCCCCTTGTGAGGAGCTAGTATTTAAACCCAATATTGCAACTATTTTCAAAGCGAGATCGAGCTTTCTCCGCAATTGGGAAATTTGGATCGCTCGCAAATCTGGGGTCAAGATTTAG
- the argF gene encoding ornithine carbamoyltransferase: protein MGNLQGRDLLSLADLQPNEIQELLTLAQQLKAGEVKFDFQRKTLGLLFRKASTRTRVSFTVAMHQLGGHVIDLDPSVTQVSRGEPIQDTARVLDRYLDVLAIRTFEQAELETFAKFSKIPIINALSDLEHPCQVLADLLTVLENFGTLKGLTLTYLGDGNNMAHSLMIGCALVGMNVRIASPKNFTPDPAVVSQAKALATNSEVIVTDDPKLASQAAHVLYTDVWASMGQESEAEDRIPIFQPYQLNSELMALADRDAIALHCLPAHRGEEITDEVMEGDQSRIWDEAENRLHAQKALLASVL from the coding sequence ATGGGAAACCTTCAGGGACGCGATCTTCTTAGTCTGGCAGACTTACAACCCAACGAGATTCAAGAATTACTCACCCTTGCTCAACAACTCAAGGCAGGAGAAGTAAAGTTTGACTTTCAGCGCAAAACCCTTGGCTTGCTGTTTCGCAAAGCCTCAACCCGAACTCGTGTGAGCTTCACCGTTGCCATGCATCAATTGGGGGGACATGTCATCGATCTTGATCCAAGTGTGACCCAAGTCAGCCGTGGTGAACCAATACAAGATACTGCCAGAGTTCTTGATCGCTACTTGGATGTTCTCGCCATTCGCACCTTTGAGCAAGCGGAGCTAGAGACCTTTGCCAAATTTTCTAAGATTCCCATTATTAATGCCTTGAGTGATTTAGAGCATCCTTGCCAAGTATTAGCTGATTTGCTCACCGTATTAGAAAATTTCGGCACACTCAAAGGGCTGACCCTGACCTATCTCGGTGATGGTAATAATATGGCGCATTCCCTGATGATTGGTTGTGCGCTAGTTGGCATGAATGTGCGGATTGCTTCCCCGAAAAACTTTACGCCAGATCCCGCAGTTGTCTCGCAGGCAAAGGCTTTAGCGACTAATTCCGAAGTCATTGTCACCGATGATCCTAAACTCGCTTCCCAAGCGGCTCATGTCTTGTATACCGATGTGTGGGCAAGCATGGGGCAGGAATCAGAAGCAGAAGATCGCATTCCCATTTTCCAACCCTATCAACTGAATTCCGAACTCATGGCTTTAGCCGATCGCGATGCGATCGCTTTGCATTGTTTGCCAGCCCATCGCGGCGAAGAGATTACCGATGAAGTGATGGAAGGTGATCAGTCACGCATTTGGGATGAAGCGGAAAATCGTCTCCATGCCCAAAAAGCTTTGCTAGCTAGCGTTTTATAG